Part of the Gemmatimonadota bacterium genome, NNNNNNGGCTCGGTTGATGCCCGCCCCGACCTCGCCTTCGGCGGTTTCAACCGGCTGGCCGTTTTCGATCAGGCAACCTTTGGCGGTCGTCCCGCCCATATCAAACGCGACCGCCTGAGCCAGACCGATTTCCCGCGCCAGGCCGGCCGCGGCCAGGGCACCGGCCGCAGGACCGGATTCGATCAGGTGCACCGGGCGGTGACGGGCGTGCGCGGCGCTCATGATCCCCCCGTTGGACTGCATGATTTGCAGGGCTGGAGGATAGGCCTGGAGCTGCGTTTCCACCTGGTCCAGATAACGTCCGACTACGGGCATGAGGTAGGCGTTCAGCGCCGTGGTGGAGGTACGTTCGTACTCGCGAACCTCGGGCAGGATGTCGGCCGAGGAGCAGACCAGGACTTCCGGGAATATCTCGCGGATCAGAGCCACGGTCTGTTGCTCATGGCTGGGATTGACGTAGGAATGCAGAAACGCCACGGCAATGGCTTCGACACCCTGGCGTTTGAGGCTGAGTATGGCCTGACGCACCTCTTCGTCGTTGAGCGGCGTCTCGACCTCGCCCCGAACGGTCATGCGTTCGCTGACTTCAAGTCGGCGACGACGCGGGATCAAGGGCGGCGTACGCTGCCAGAACACGTTGTAGACACTCGGACGTCCCAGGCGGCGGATTTCCAATTCGTCCCGAAAGCCTTTAGTGG contains:
- a CDS encoding hydantoinase/oxoprolinase family protein, whose translation is MADAERQHPESSIASLVHGTTIASNAVLEEQGARTGLITTKGFRDELEIRRLGRPSVYNVFWQRTPPLIPRRRRLEVSERMTVRGEVETPLNDEEVRQAILSLKRQGVEAIAVAFLHSYVNPSHEQQTVALIREIFPEVLVCSSADILPEVREYERTSTTALNAYLMPVVGRYLDQVETQLQAYPPALQIMQSNGGIMSAAHARHRPVHLIESGPAAGALAAAGLAREIGLAQAVAFDMGGTTAKGCLIENGQPVETAEGEVGAGINRA